CCCCGCCCGCGATCGTAAGGCATTTGTTCGTCTGCGCGTTGCGGATCTGGAGTTTGGGCGGCTCCATCTGCTTGAGGACCCAGGTCTGCAGCGGCTCGTCCTTGCAGGTTGTCTGAACGGCAAGGATGTTGTTACCGGCATTGCCGTCCTGGATCATCAGGCACTTCAGCGTCTTCGCGTTGGCCAGCAGCACGTGCCGACCGTCGAAGCCGTGATCCTTCGGCCAGAGTAGGTACCCGACAGCGCCGCCGACGGCGAGCAGCATGACCAGCCCCACCACGACGGCCCACCATGGGAAGGGCGTCCGTTTGACTTCGGGTTCGGCCAAAGCTGCGATGTTGAAGGAAATCGCCGGCCCTTCGGCGAAATCGGTATCGGGCGCCGTTTCAGAGATGACGCGCAGGCGGAAGGTCTGGTTGCCGGCGGATGCGCCACCCGGCACCTTGACGGCTGCGGTCACCGTCAAGGTCCCGCCCGCGTCGATGTCCTGCTCGATCTCGAGCGGTGCGGTTGCCGGCGCGTCGGCGAGCGCGAACCACTTTGCCTCCGCCCCACCCAATGGCTCGACGCGGATGCGTGCGCCCTGCTTCCGGCTCGACGTGTTGCGAAGCGTACAGCGCACGCTGCCGACCTGCTCCCGCGTGTCGGGCGTGGCAGCAAGATCAAGCGAAGTCGGGCAATCGGCAAATTCGAAGGTGGGCAATCAGACACCTCATGCGGTGTTGGGGATAGACGTCGATCGTCTACGATAGAGGCGCGGCATCAGGCTTTGGCTCCGGCCGCATCGGGAAAGATCAAGGGGCGGTCGATAGGCGTTCGGCCCGACGGCTGGAACCGGGTGAGCAGGTCGTAGGCCATCAGCAGTGCGGCTCCGCCGATCAGATGCCAGAGCGCGTGTGGCTGGACGGCCCAGTCAGGGCCGCAGAGGAAGTGTTGCGTCACGACCTGTGTGCCGTCGGCCTGCGTCTCGCTCTTGTACCCGTCGCCGAGGCGGAACAGCAGGCCGAGGCCGAGCAGGACGACGATCAGCGGCAACTGCCAGCCCAGTTGAAGACCGTCCACCTTTTCGGCGCCGGTGATCACCAACATCAGCTGGATGATCAGCAGCACGACCATGATGGCGAACACGGCATCGGAATCCCAGCCGAACTCCGCCTTGATGAAGATGCCGAGGATCGGAATAGCAAGAGCGAGGAAAGGAACGGTGATCCAGACAAACGTGCTCAGGACCTTCTCGCCGATGAAGCAGAGGACGCCGAAGCCGGCGACGACGAGGCT
This DNA window, taken from Fibrobacterota bacterium, encodes the following:
- a CDS encoding RICIN domain-containing protein gives rise to the protein MPTFEFADCPTSLDLAATPDTREQVGSVRCTLRNTSSRKQGARIRVEPLGGAEAKWFALADAPATAPLEIEQDIDAGGTLTVTAAVKVPGGASAGNQTFRLRVISETAPDTDFAEGPAISFNIAALAEPEVKRTPFPWWAVVVGLVMLLAVGGAVGYLLWPKDHGFDGRHVLLANAKTLKCLMIQDGNAGNNILAVQTTCKDEPLQTWVLKQMEPPKLQIRNAQTNKCLTIAGG